The Osmia lignaria lignaria isolate PbOS001 chromosome 14, iyOsmLign1, whole genome shotgun sequence genome has a window encoding:
- the LOC117605583 gene encoding uncharacterized protein LOC117605583 isoform X2, whose translation MTSKYFLIAITIIYVTECSAQVYKSHSVETAVVIKPAVVNDNFITQTVYGFLDFTTTIGNTVMVFSPQSEPTGGEKGKKSSGPIIQTKPSETQEKAIPNIQPSKTHKTNSEEETKKQAKGSNVVNSVIEQNVINSSEDNGIRSPKSQLINLRPSSKAHPKPRPTGRREKENPTGLVTKLGGTIVKEGLTTVHETSVIGTYINGKYAQVLQSSSRILSGTPPIPEGKIRPSSTQRILKTIGPQQGKLKPQLEPTPTNQQEESSLPLEVLFSAPGSTVRSTRKNNSPNLPRPKFRNKVNEDYDSGEVQQPKQNKNRSSTTARPSFKNRSPPTTTTEPPVTRRRSGFRPSNQPNLPSKQSNKSKNEQQPVSPNPVPKLKLPRTQGRWSYKTTPKPRIIIRKQIDVEDDPRSTPETSTTEGPLNVDDNKSTTTSVSTSTTSAVTTGQAVNAQRKIEVAADEELDPSESEDVASVSVQDQPHAEQILPVETINVEISTAADLSNAYFEIATIKSPYTFQVGTLRNTRYVTVTSTAKKSFSTIDPSTTISPTEPLTENLLANTAAAYETTLPLDSAVATLPAISLESGQATPPLETLTETFSTTQTLLKTHLLPVIYNGNTTKLTLVQTYNIARVVTATKTLPPMDIYQFIPSKALNEFNSKLDEAGSELHLELDVGDEDRDDDDIPKRVVAPSNDQGDSDLEPFKSISVSKVKSDSAVSSSAEPQLTADQLALLKYFGQQQPQVITTSRPVVVLETVYESHVIPVVNNGNTLYSTLSRPVGTVPRTSYEYGTSTIAPVLQPQLPPQLPPQLPPQLPPQLPLFPQQPQFTVTSSPLVTQTLATVSDSRILKLTFGAKTAYTTLYSSRVVPTEITTYVTNTVPVQPTVPAFPGYYPPPVAYPPFPFVG comes from the exons ATGACgtcgaaatattttcttattgcCATAACTATAATATACG TTACAGAATGCTCGGCCCAAGTTTACAAGAGTCACTCGGTCGAGACCGCTGTAGTAATCAAACCGGCGGTTGTAAACGataattttattacacaaaCGGTGTACGGATTCTTGGATTTCACCACCACGATTGGAAACACGGTGATGGTGTTCAGCCCGCAAAGCGAGCCAACAg GCGgtgaaaagggaaagaaaagcaGCGGTCCGATTATACAAACGAAACCGAGTGAAACACAGGAAAAAGCAATTCCTAATATTCAACCAAGCAAAACACACAAAACGAATtccgaagaagaaacgaaaaaacAGGCAAAAGGATCGAATGTTGTAAATTCCGTCATCGAACAGAATGTTATTAATTCCTCTGAAGATAATGGAATACGTTCTCCAAAGAGTCAG TTGATTAATCTGAGACCTTCCTCGAAAGCGCATCCAAAGCCGAGGCCTACAGgtcgaagagaaaaagagaatccAACCGGGCTGGTCACGAAGCTCGGTGGTACGATCGTTAAAGAAGGATTAACCACCGTCCACGAGACCAGCGTAATTGGAACCTACATAAACGGGAAATACGCTCAGGTGCTTCAAAGCTCGTCAAGAATTCTTTCTGGCACGCCACCGATTCCCGAAGGTAAGATTCGTCCGTCTAGCACTCAACGGATCTTGAAGACAATTGGACCGCAACAAGGAAAGCTGAAACCGCAATTGGAACCCACACCAACGAATCAACAAGAAGAATCATCGTTACCCTTAGAAGTTCTGTTTAGTGCTCCAG GATCTACAGTGAGAAGCACACGAAAGAATAACAGTCCCAATCTACCCCGTCCAAAATTCCGCAATAAGGTGAACGAGGATTATGACAGTGGCGAGGTGCAACAACCCAAACAGAATAAAAACCGAAGTAGCACAACAGCGAGACCAAGTTTCAA AAACCGAAGTCCTCCAACAACAACGACAGAGCCTCCGGTGACTCGTCGTCGCAGTGGTTTCCGGCCAAGCAATCAACCGAATTTACCTTCTAAACAGAGCAATAAGAGTAAAAACGAGCAACAACCGGTCAGTCCCAACCCTGTACCAAAATTGAAGCTACCCCGAACTCAAGGACGTTGGTCCTATAAGACAACCCCTAAACCGAGAATAATCATTCGAAAACAGATAGATGTCGAAGACGACCCACGTTCGACTCCAGAAACTAGTACAACCGAAGGTCCATTGAATGTCGACGATAATAAATCAACGACAACCTCAGTCTCCACGTCTACTACATCCGCGGTCACGACAGGTCAGGCAGTTAACGCCCAGAGAAAGATAGAAGTGGCAGCTGACGAAGAGTTAGATCCAAGCGAAAGCGAAGATGTTGCCAGCGTCAGCGTCCAAGATCAACCGCATGCCGAACAGATCCTCCCTGTCGAAACGATCAATGTTGAAATTTCAACAGCTGCCGATCTGAGCAACGCTTATTTCGAAATTGCTACCATTAAGTCACCGTACACTTTCCAGGTCGGAACCTTAAGAAACACCAGATACGTTACAGTGACATCGACTGCGAAGAAATCATTCTCAACAATAGATCCATCTACCACGATATCACCGACTGAACCTCTGACAGAGAATCTCCTAGCAAACACAGCAGCTGCTTACGAAACAACATTGCCATTAGACTCAGCAGTGGCGACCCTCCCAGCTATATCTCTAGAATCTGGCCAAGCTACCCCTCCCTTAGAAACTTTAACAGAGACATTCTCCACAACTCAGACTCTCCTGAAGACTCACCTGCTCCCAGTGATCTATAATGGAAATACGACCAAATTGACTCTAGTGCAGACCTACAACATTGCTCGTGTGGTCACTGCTACAAAGACTTTGCCACCGATGGACATCTATCAGTTCATCCCTAGCAAAGcgttgaacgaattcaattcgaagCTGGATGAAGCTGGTAGCGAGCTTCATCTAGAGCTAGATGTCGGAGACGAAGACAGGGACGACGATGATATCCCCAAAAGAGTAGTAGCTCCAAGTAACGATCAAGGGGATTCCGATCTAGAGCCATTCAAATCTATCTCAGTCTCAAAGGTGAAGTCCGATTCTGCGGTCAGTAGTTCGGCAGAACCTCAATTGACTGCCGATCAACTGGCTCTGTTGAAATACTTTGGTCAACAACAGCCACAGGTGATCACCACGTCGCGGCCGGTCGTTGTCCTAGAGACTGTCTACGAGTCTCACGTAATTCCAGTTGTGAATAACGGGAACACGCTCTATTCGACGTTATCCAGGCCAGTCGGTACCGTGCCGCGGACGTCTTATGAATACGGAACGTCCACAATTGCACCAGTTCTCCAGCCGCAATTACCGCCGCAACTGCCCCCGCAACTGCCCCCGCAACTGCCTCCGCAATTGCCTCTATTTCCGCAACAGCCGCAGTTCACGGTGACGAGTAGCCCTCTGGTCACGCAAACCCTGGCCACCGTATCCGATTCGAGAATACTGAAATTAACATTCGGAGCGAAAACCGCCTACACCACCTTGTACTCCAGCAGAGTAGTACCGACGGAGATCACCACCTACGTCACGAATACCGTACCTGTGCAACCAACCGTCCCAGCTTTCCCGGGTTATTATCCTCCACCGGTTGCTTATCCACCTTTCCCTTTCGTAGGATAA
- the LOC117605583 gene encoding uncharacterized protein LOC117605583 isoform X1, with protein sequence MTSKYFLIAITIIYVTECSAQVYKSHSVETAVVIKPAVVNDNFITQTVYGFLDFTTTIGNTVMVFSPQSEPTGGEKGKKSSGPIIQTKPSETQEKAIPNIQPSKTHKTNSEEETKKQAKGSNVVNSVIEQNVINSSEDNGIRSPKSQEPNTHTQVVTKSPVISSQVQVKSKDETPGVKNNLAEPEYDFLSKQPAEVIDETYKLINLRPSSKAHPKPRPTGRREKENPTGLVTKLGGTIVKEGLTTVHETSVIGTYINGKYAQVLQSSSRILSGTPPIPEGKIRPSSTQRILKTIGPQQGKLKPQLEPTPTNQQEESSLPLEVLFSAPGSTVRSTRKNNSPNLPRPKFRNKVNEDYDSGEVQQPKQNKNRSSTTARPSFKNRSPPTTTTEPPVTRRRSGFRPSNQPNLPSKQSNKSKNEQQPVSPNPVPKLKLPRTQGRWSYKTTPKPRIIIRKQIDVEDDPRSTPETSTTEGPLNVDDNKSTTTSVSTSTTSAVTTGQAVNAQRKIEVAADEELDPSESEDVASVSVQDQPHAEQILPVETINVEISTAADLSNAYFEIATIKSPYTFQVGTLRNTRYVTVTSTAKKSFSTIDPSTTISPTEPLTENLLANTAAAYETTLPLDSAVATLPAISLESGQATPPLETLTETFSTTQTLLKTHLLPVIYNGNTTKLTLVQTYNIARVVTATKTLPPMDIYQFIPSKALNEFNSKLDEAGSELHLELDVGDEDRDDDDIPKRVVAPSNDQGDSDLEPFKSISVSKVKSDSAVSSSAEPQLTADQLALLKYFGQQQPQVITTSRPVVVLETVYESHVIPVVNNGNTLYSTLSRPVGTVPRTSYEYGTSTIAPVLQPQLPPQLPPQLPPQLPPQLPLFPQQPQFTVTSSPLVTQTLATVSDSRILKLTFGAKTAYTTLYSSRVVPTEITTYVTNTVPVQPTVPAFPGYYPPPVAYPPFPFVG encoded by the exons ATGACgtcgaaatattttcttattgcCATAACTATAATATACG TTACAGAATGCTCGGCCCAAGTTTACAAGAGTCACTCGGTCGAGACCGCTGTAGTAATCAAACCGGCGGTTGTAAACGataattttattacacaaaCGGTGTACGGATTCTTGGATTTCACCACCACGATTGGAAACACGGTGATGGTGTTCAGCCCGCAAAGCGAGCCAACAg GCGgtgaaaagggaaagaaaagcaGCGGTCCGATTATACAAACGAAACCGAGTGAAACACAGGAAAAAGCAATTCCTAATATTCAACCAAGCAAAACACACAAAACGAATtccgaagaagaaacgaaaaaacAGGCAAAAGGATCGAATGTTGTAAATTCCGTCATCGAACAGAATGTTATTAATTCCTCTGAAGATAATGGAATACGTTCTCCAAAGAGTCAG GAACCGAACACTCATACGCAGGTAGTAACAAAGAGTCCTGTAATATCCTCGCAAGTGCAAGTAAAATCGAAGGACGAAACGCCTGGGGTTAAGAACAATCTCGCTGAACCTGAATACGACTTCCTGTCCAAGCAACCTGCCGAAGTAATCGACGAAACGTACAAG TTGATTAATCTGAGACCTTCCTCGAAAGCGCATCCAAAGCCGAGGCCTACAGgtcgaagagaaaaagagaatccAACCGGGCTGGTCACGAAGCTCGGTGGTACGATCGTTAAAGAAGGATTAACCACCGTCCACGAGACCAGCGTAATTGGAACCTACATAAACGGGAAATACGCTCAGGTGCTTCAAAGCTCGTCAAGAATTCTTTCTGGCACGCCACCGATTCCCGAAGGTAAGATTCGTCCGTCTAGCACTCAACGGATCTTGAAGACAATTGGACCGCAACAAGGAAAGCTGAAACCGCAATTGGAACCCACACCAACGAATCAACAAGAAGAATCATCGTTACCCTTAGAAGTTCTGTTTAGTGCTCCAG GATCTACAGTGAGAAGCACACGAAAGAATAACAGTCCCAATCTACCCCGTCCAAAATTCCGCAATAAGGTGAACGAGGATTATGACAGTGGCGAGGTGCAACAACCCAAACAGAATAAAAACCGAAGTAGCACAACAGCGAGACCAAGTTTCAA AAACCGAAGTCCTCCAACAACAACGACAGAGCCTCCGGTGACTCGTCGTCGCAGTGGTTTCCGGCCAAGCAATCAACCGAATTTACCTTCTAAACAGAGCAATAAGAGTAAAAACGAGCAACAACCGGTCAGTCCCAACCCTGTACCAAAATTGAAGCTACCCCGAACTCAAGGACGTTGGTCCTATAAGACAACCCCTAAACCGAGAATAATCATTCGAAAACAGATAGATGTCGAAGACGACCCACGTTCGACTCCAGAAACTAGTACAACCGAAGGTCCATTGAATGTCGACGATAATAAATCAACGACAACCTCAGTCTCCACGTCTACTACATCCGCGGTCACGACAGGTCAGGCAGTTAACGCCCAGAGAAAGATAGAAGTGGCAGCTGACGAAGAGTTAGATCCAAGCGAAAGCGAAGATGTTGCCAGCGTCAGCGTCCAAGATCAACCGCATGCCGAACAGATCCTCCCTGTCGAAACGATCAATGTTGAAATTTCAACAGCTGCCGATCTGAGCAACGCTTATTTCGAAATTGCTACCATTAAGTCACCGTACACTTTCCAGGTCGGAACCTTAAGAAACACCAGATACGTTACAGTGACATCGACTGCGAAGAAATCATTCTCAACAATAGATCCATCTACCACGATATCACCGACTGAACCTCTGACAGAGAATCTCCTAGCAAACACAGCAGCTGCTTACGAAACAACATTGCCATTAGACTCAGCAGTGGCGACCCTCCCAGCTATATCTCTAGAATCTGGCCAAGCTACCCCTCCCTTAGAAACTTTAACAGAGACATTCTCCACAACTCAGACTCTCCTGAAGACTCACCTGCTCCCAGTGATCTATAATGGAAATACGACCAAATTGACTCTAGTGCAGACCTACAACATTGCTCGTGTGGTCACTGCTACAAAGACTTTGCCACCGATGGACATCTATCAGTTCATCCCTAGCAAAGcgttgaacgaattcaattcgaagCTGGATGAAGCTGGTAGCGAGCTTCATCTAGAGCTAGATGTCGGAGACGAAGACAGGGACGACGATGATATCCCCAAAAGAGTAGTAGCTCCAAGTAACGATCAAGGGGATTCCGATCTAGAGCCATTCAAATCTATCTCAGTCTCAAAGGTGAAGTCCGATTCTGCGGTCAGTAGTTCGGCAGAACCTCAATTGACTGCCGATCAACTGGCTCTGTTGAAATACTTTGGTCAACAACAGCCACAGGTGATCACCACGTCGCGGCCGGTCGTTGTCCTAGAGACTGTCTACGAGTCTCACGTAATTCCAGTTGTGAATAACGGGAACACGCTCTATTCGACGTTATCCAGGCCAGTCGGTACCGTGCCGCGGACGTCTTATGAATACGGAACGTCCACAATTGCACCAGTTCTCCAGCCGCAATTACCGCCGCAACTGCCCCCGCAACTGCCCCCGCAACTGCCTCCGCAATTGCCTCTATTTCCGCAACAGCCGCAGTTCACGGTGACGAGTAGCCCTCTGGTCACGCAAACCCTGGCCACCGTATCCGATTCGAGAATACTGAAATTAACATTCGGAGCGAAAACCGCCTACACCACCTTGTACTCCAGCAGAGTAGTACCGACGGAGATCACCACCTACGTCACGAATACCGTACCTGTGCAACCAACCGTCCCAGCTTTCCCGGGTTATTATCCTCCACCGGTTGCTTATCCACCTTTCCCTTTCGTAGGATAA
- the Tsp2A gene encoding tetraspanin 2A, with protein MAGKNGPKLEQRIQCIKFTIFCLNAIIWLLGSALFGLCMWLRLDPSFEEWVDFLNMYEFYIGGYILLAASIFIIIITLLGCAVALMEHILGLYVYVGLQLASYVLGLVGTAILLDYSTYDSKIQPLIRQSMTDLISRSHDGRATYILQLIQESIGCCGADGPMDYLTLRKPLPTECRNSVTGNAYFHGCVEEISWFLEARSGWVAGLSLTLCLLHVVIAALSLTLIRAIKKEEQLVVSYKR; from the exons ATGGCTGGTAAAAACGGACCGAAATTAGAGCAACGAATTCAGTGTATAAAATTTACCATCTTCTGTTTGAATGCCATCATATGG TTACTGGGCAGTGCATTATTCGGCTTATGCATGTGGCTGAGGCTGGATCCAAGTTTTGAGGAATGGGTCGATTTCCTTAATATGTATGAATTTTATATCGGAGGTTACATTTTACTTGCAGCctcgatatttattataattattacactGCTCGGTTGCGCCGTTGCTCTGATGGAGCACATCCTTGGTCTCTATGTC TATGTAGGCCTGCAATTAGCTTCTTACGTCCTCGGCCTCGTAGGAACGGCAATTCTTCTCGATTATTCCACCTACGATAGCAAAATTCAGCCGCTCATACGACAATCTATGACTGATCTCATCAGCAGATCTCACGATGGAAGGGCGACATATATTTTGCAATTGATTCAAGAAAGT ATCGGTTGCTGTGGTGCCGATGGACCCATGGATTATTTGACCCTGAGGAAACCATTACCTACTGAATGTAGAAATTCTGTTACTGGAAATGCCTATTTTCATGGATGCGTCGAAGAGATTTCATGGTTTTTGGAAGCCAGATCGGGTTGGGTGGCCGGTTTGTCATTGACTTTGTGTCTATTGCAT GTAGTAATAGCCGCGCTCAGCTTAACTCTTATCCGAGCTATTAAAAAGGAAGAACAACTTGTAGTATCATATAAACGTTAA
- the scf gene encoding calumenin B scf: MQEFMLLQILIGFSVLATAISKPENEHKTRVVNKEPSEEEHYVHSQHNPAYDHEAFLGEESKTFDQLTPEESTRRLGIIVDKIDKDKDGYVTGEELKDWILYTQRRYIRDNVERQWKSHNPEGKEKLPWTEYLAMVYGDMDEQEAENHEKSKENTFSYVAMLKKDRRRWSTADLDGDDALTKEEFAAFLHAEEADHMKDVVVLETMEDIDKDGDGKISLSEYIGDMFEGPEGEEEPEWVKNEKEQFSMYRDKDGDGFLNFEEVKTWIIPADFDHAEAESRHLIFEADTDADQKLTKDEILEKYDIFVGSQATDFGDALTRHDEF; the protein is encoded by the exons ATGCAAGAATTCATGCTTCTCcaaattttaatcggtttttcTGTCTTGGCGACGGCAATCTCGAAGCCGGAAAACGAACACAAGACGCGAGTTGTTAATAAG GAGCCAAGCGAAGAGGAACATTATGTTCATTCTCAACATAATCCAGCATATGATCATGAAGCTTTCCTTGGTGAAGAATCAAAGACTTTTGATCAACTTACCCCTGAAGAAAGTACACGGAGATTAGGAATAATAGTTGATAAAATAGACAAGGATAAAGATGGTTATGTTACTGGTGAAGAGCTTAAAGACTGGATACTTTACACACAGCGACGTTACATACGTGACAATGTTGAACGCCAATGGAAATCACATAATCCTGAAGGAAAAGAGAAACTTCCATGGACAGAGTATTTGGCAATGGTGTATGGAGATATGGACGAACAGGAAGCAGAGAATCATGAGAAATCTAAAGAAAATACTTTTTCATATGTGGCTATGCTCAAGAAAGATCGTAGACGTTGGTCAACTGCAGATTTAGATGGTGATGATGCTCTTACAAAAGAAGAATTTGCTGCCTTCCTCCATGCAGAAGAAGCAGATCATATGAAAGATGTTGTAGTATTAGAAACTATGGAAGACATTGATAAAGATGGAGATGGCAAAATATCTCTTTCTGAATACATTG GTGACATGTTTGAAGGtccagaaggagaagaagaacctGAAtgggtaaaaaatgaaaaagaacagTTTTCTATGTATCGAGACAAGGATGGTGATGGCTTTTTAAACTTTGAAGAA gTCAAAACTTGGATTATTCCAGCTGACTTTGATCATGCAGAAGCTGAATCTCgacatttaatatttgaagcagACACGGACGCAGATCAAAAGCTTACAAAAGacgaaatattagaaaaatatgatattttcGTTGGTTCTCAAGCAACTGATTTTGGAGATGCATTAACTAGGCAtgatgaattttaa
- the LOC117605549 gene encoding uncharacterized protein LOC117605549 produces MINIILCATLIICAESLSLAETDMPKCFQYTWIAPAFNIKPDHFNCTKLTDFPCIEPPIITDKPPDPHEMANNESMLCTLTSSNVCVKYTYRYNGGIARTSSFCGKVIEDDLIPVTSGCYQQRVNSHDREVCACQTRRGEDPCNMSIQTKYSIYLIVTVLILVVIYDLC; encoded by the exons ATGATTAACATTATTCTGTGTGCAACCTTAATTATTTGTGCAGAATCTTTATCATTAG CTGAAACAGATATGCCAAAATGCTTTCAATATACTTGGATAGCACCTGCATTTAATATTAAACCAGATCATTTTAATTGTACAAAGCTTACAGATTTTCCTTGTATCGAGCCTCCAATTATAACAG ATAAACCACCAGATCCGCATGAAATGGCAAATAATGAATCAATGTTATGTACTCTTACATCTTCAAATGTGTGTGTAAAATATACCTATAGGTACAACGGGGGTA TTGCTAGAACATCATCATTCTGTGGCAAAGTGATCGAAGATGATCTGATACCTGTAACATCAGGATGTTATCAACAACGT GTAAACAGTCATGATCGTGAAGTATGTGCTTGCCAAACTAGAAGAGGAGAAGACCCTTGCAACATGTCAATACAAACGAAATATTCTATTTACTTAATCGTTACAGTGTTAATACTTGTTGTTATATATGATTTATGCTAA